From the Brassica napus cultivar Da-Ae chromosome A8, Da-Ae, whole genome shotgun sequence genome, one window contains:
- the LOC125577238 gene encoding B3 domain-containing protein REM9-like, producing METPREPHFFKPLLPGFQSGVAIPLDFYSKHIQGAEINKPWKLRADASDQIWEVIREGRTLTKGWKEFTEAHDLRIGDIVIFKHEGDMVFHVTPFGPSCCEIQYTHPHADDAPTFSYDYCFLAEVTPTNQKDDKMFLPVEAMRCGALNQQCKEVKLVNKEGKSWTARFGFSESDGAYYISRGWRKFCRDNRCTNGDLFVFNVVGDGTTTPLLCVCPERKECTELLIKHFSRIDGSIASTSRN from the exons ATGGAAACTCCCCGAGAACCTCATTTCTTCAAGCCTCTTCTTCCTGGTTTTCAAAGTGGCGTCGCAATACCACTTGACTTCTACTCAAAACACATACAAGGGGCTGAGATCAATAAACCGTGGAAGCTAAGAGCGGACGCTTCAGATCAAATTTGGGAggtgatccgagaaggcaggaCACTCACGAAAGGTTGGAAAGAGTTCACCGAAGCACATGATCTTCGAATCGGTGACATTGTCATCTTCAAACACGAAGGAGACATGGTCTTTCATGTGACTCCTTTTGGTCCTAGCTGTTGTGAGATTCAGTATACACATCCTCACGCGGATGATGCTCCTACTTTCTCATACGACTACTGCTTCTTGGCTGAGGTTACTCCTACAAATCAAAAGGACGACAAAATG TTTCTTCCTGTGGAAGCTATGAGGTGTGGTGCTTTGAACCAACAATGCAAAGAGGTCAAACTTGTCAACAAGGAGGGAAAGTCATGGACTGCGCGCTTCGGATTTAGCGAATCAGACGGCGCATATTACATCAGCAGAGGGTGGAGAAAGTTCTGTCGTGATAACAGATGCACCAACGGAGATTTGTTTGTGTTCAACGTGGTTGGAGACGGGACGACAACTCCATTACTGTGTGTATGTCCGGAAAGGAAGGAGTGTACTGAACTACTGATCAAGCACTTCAGCAGAATCGATG GTAGCATTGCTTCTACCTCACGAAATTAG
- the LOC125577423 gene encoding uncharacterized protein LOC125577423 encodes MTSNGFSIYTRVGCLCGSGLESRDHVFLHCSVAAQIWAAILPRLGQQNLTLHNWDSLIAWMLTDTPGLSATVKKLLVQALVFLLWGERNSRLHNGSSASTSVLFSRIDRTLRDTLLARLPHKRCQGLLSQWFRFA; translated from the coding sequence ATGACATCAAACGgtttttctatatatacgaGAGTTGGCTGTCTGTGTGGATCTGGGCTGGAATCTCGTGACCATGTGTTCCTGCATTGTAGCGTTGCTGCTCAGATATGGGCAGCCATTCTCCCTCGCCTTGGCCAACAGAACCTCACTCTCCATAACTGGGATTCTCTTATCGCTTGGATGCTCACTGACACGCCAGGCCTCTCAGCAACGGTAAAGAAGCTTCTTGTTCAGGCGTTAGTTTTCCTCCTGTGGGGAGAAAGGAACAGCAGACTCCACAATGGTTCTTCTGCATCCACATCTGTTTTGTTTAGTAGGATCGACAGGACTTTGAGGGACACCCTCCTTGCTCGCTTACCCCATAAGCGTTGTCAAGGACTCTTATCTCAGTGGTTTAGGTTCGCCTAG
- the LOC106375348 gene encoding protein BIG GRAIN 1-like B, producing MDPWDKTNSLDHHHHRRQDHRHPSFSSTLLDQIYNSIDSSSAVNRRAVAGDSVRSRNLKTAEPVFFKHWSSSSSSDSSGFSSSESDSFYRRSRSSRSPPEICHPKPIRTTVERLERPNNNNNNNKVKSKALKMYSDLKRVKQPISPGGRLATFINSIFTGNTKKPNKTATSSSTTCSSASSFSKSCLSKTPSSSEKSKRSVRFCESTRQRQNFDTLESRVMEENRRVIEAAKELIRTYQKNKDVVNIIGKEEEDDEEDDDDGASCASSDLFELDHLSVIGIDSYREELPVYETTRFHTNRIISR from the coding sequence ATGGATCCTTGGGATAAAACTAACTCATtagaccaccaccaccaccgtcgCCAAGATCATCGCCATCCTTCCTTCTCCTCCACTCTCCTCGACCAAATCTACAACTCCATCGACTCCTCCTCCGCCGTTAACCGCCGCGCAGTCGCCGGAgattccgttagatcaaggaaTCTCAAGACCGCTGAGCCAGTTTTCTTCAAGCATTGGAGCTCCTCCAGCTCCTCAGACTCAAGCGGATTCTCCTCTTCCGAGTCCGACTCCTTCTACAGGCGATCTCGTTCTTCGCGTTCTCCGCCGGAGATTTGTCATCCCAAGCCGATTCGAACCACCGTCGAGAGACTCGAACgacctaataataataataataataataaagtgaAATCGAAGGCGTTGAAGATGTATAGCGATTTGAAGAGAGTGAAACAGCCGATTTCTCCAGGCGGACGTCTCGCCACTTTCATAAACTCTATCTTCACCGGAAACACTAAGAAACCGAATAAAACCGCCACGTCATCATCCACCACTTGCTCATCCGCGTCTTCCTTCTCCAAATCTTGCTTGAGTAAAACGCCGTCGTCTAGTGAAAAATCGAAACGGTCTGTGCGTTTCTGTGAGTCCACGCGCCAACGTCAAAACTTTGATACTCTTGAGAGCCGAGTGATGGAGGAGAATCGTCGCGTGATTGAAGCAGCCAAGGAACTTATCAGAACTTACCAGAAGAATAAAGACGTCGTTAACATCATcggcaaagaagaagaagatgatgaagaggacgATGACGATGGTGCGAGCTGCGCGAGCTCCGATCTGTTCGAATTGGATCATCTATCGGTGATTGGAATCGATAGTTATCGAGAAGAGCTTCCCGTCTACGAGACGACTCGTTTTCACACGAACCGTATAATCTCCAGatga
- the LOC106434649 gene encoding nuclear transcription factor Y subunit A-5-like isoform X2, protein MQVFQRKDSMPKNPNIQGSLSFSLTKDMMMMSTQSGLQLQDQNSSSTQSSGESGGGGEAASFVEHNRYGCSSIVNTNLPASWPPPCPETPHFNGFLAPEYASQPTALSSHLEMMGLASSRVPLPHNIQENEPIFVNAKQYHAILRHRKHRAKLEAQNKLIKSRKPYLHESRHLHALKRARGSGGRFLNTKKLQEPSNSLCGGGNINGSSSSSDHNMFQNTPFRFSGYPSTHHVSALMSGT, encoded by the exons ATGCAAGTGTTCCAAAGGAAAGATTCAATGCCAAAAAACCCAAACATTCAAGGATCTCTATCTTTCAGCTTGACAAAGGACATGATGATGATGTCTACACAATCAGGTTTGCAGCTGCAAGATCAAAATTCATCATCAACGCAATCTTCTGGAGAATCAGGTGGCGGTGGTGAAGCTGCAAGCTTTGTAGAACATAACCGTTATGGATGCAGCAGCATTGTTAATACCAATCTTCCAG CATCTTGGCCTCCTCCATGTCCTGAAACACCACATTTCAATGGTTTCTTGGCTCCTGAATATGCATCTCAACCAACG GCGCTGTCGTCGCATTTAGAAATGATGGGTTTGGCTTCTTCAAGAGTGCCATTGCCTCATAACATTCAAGAGAATGAACCAATATTCGTCAATGCCAAACAGTACCATGCCATTCTTCGCCACAGGAAGCATCGTGCTAAGCTTGAAGCTCagaacaaactcatcaaaagcCGTAAA CCTTACCTTCATGAGTCTCGCCATCTTCATGCATTGAAGAGAGCTCGAGGCTCAGGTGGGCGTTTCCTCAATACAAAGAAGCTTCAAGAACCATCAAACTCACTCTGTGGTGGTGGAAACATAAACGGGTCTAGCTCCAGTTCAGACCATAACATGTTCCAGAACACACCGTTCAGATTCTCAGGGTATCCATCAACACACCATGTCTCAGCTCTCATGTCAGGGACTTGA
- the LOC106434649 gene encoding nuclear transcription factor Y subunit A-5-like isoform X1: MQVFQRKDSMPKNPNIQGSLSFSLTKDMMMMSTQSGLQLQDQNSSSTQSSGESGGGGEAASFVEHNRYGCSSIVNTNLPDSVFPLPTSDLASWPPPCPETPHFNGFLAPEYASQPTALSSHLEMMGLASSRVPLPHNIQENEPIFVNAKQYHAILRHRKHRAKLEAQNKLIKSRKPYLHESRHLHALKRARGSGGRFLNTKKLQEPSNSLCGGGNINGSSSSSDHNMFQNTPFRFSGYPSTHHVSALMSGT; the protein is encoded by the exons ATGCAAGTGTTCCAAAGGAAAGATTCAATGCCAAAAAACCCAAACATTCAAGGATCTCTATCTTTCAGCTTGACAAAGGACATGATGATGATGTCTACACAATCAGGTTTGCAGCTGCAAGATCAAAATTCATCATCAACGCAATCTTCTGGAGAATCAGGTGGCGGTGGTGAAGCTGCAAGCTTTGTAGAACATAACCGTTATGGATGCAGCAGCATTGTTAATACCAATCTTCCAG ATTCTGTATTTCCTCTTCCTACTTCTGATCTAGCATCTTGGCCTCCTCCATGTCCTGAAACACCACATTTCAATGGTTTCTTGGCTCCTGAATATGCATCTCAACCAACG GCGCTGTCGTCGCATTTAGAAATGATGGGTTTGGCTTCTTCAAGAGTGCCATTGCCTCATAACATTCAAGAGAATGAACCAATATTCGTCAATGCCAAACAGTACCATGCCATTCTTCGCCACAGGAAGCATCGTGCTAAGCTTGAAGCTCagaacaaactcatcaaaagcCGTAAA CCTTACCTTCATGAGTCTCGCCATCTTCATGCATTGAAGAGAGCTCGAGGCTCAGGTGGGCGTTTCCTCAATACAAAGAAGCTTCAAGAACCATCAAACTCACTCTGTGGTGGTGGAAACATAAACGGGTCTAGCTCCAGTTCAGACCATAACATGTTCCAGAACACACCGTTCAGATTCTCAGGGTATCCATCAACACACCATGTCTCAGCTCTCATGTCAGGGACTTGA
- the LOC106434648 gene encoding E3 ubiquitin-protein ligase SPL2-like, producing MSSPDRAVLSLLTDIFLSFDGAILGVTLAFGAVRAASKYASTSAALNKIKDSPEVSVCDLRSLIPPSDGESSHANQRIVVVRGTVEPKVTGDGSHKNNNVLISQETGEKALIIHRTQTYMYSGWKTLFHLSSGHRFLLERSLPKQGAGFMRMVPFVIVDKNQRSQSSFLVVNMDGARQPLPLTTVYNRLQPINSSPYSFLQALFFPEFPVGMLDVEKILPPGRDLTAVGICSLNNGVPEIKSCQDLPYFLSDMTKDKMIMDLTETTSVLFWGGVILGCLSVGILGFAAVRAWNRWKLRRELLQRRPDQHMVDDETEEDADEIPDGELCVICVTRRRIPAFIPCGHVVCCRYCALTVERGLNPKCPVCLQSIRGSMRIYYS from the exons ATGTCCTCGCCGGATCGTGCCGTCCTTTCCCTGTTGACCGACATCTTTCTATCCTTCGACGGAGCCATCCTCGGCGTAACCCTAGCTTTCGGCGCCGTTCGCGCTGCTTCCAAGTACGCCTCCACCTCCGCCGCCTTGAATAAGATCAAAGACTCCCCCGAAGTCTCCGTCTGCGACCTCCGATCACTGATTCCGCCGTCTGATGGCGAGAGTAGCCATGCTAATCAGCGTATCGTCGTGGTTCGCGGTACCGTCGAACCTAAAGTCACCGGCGATGGAAGTCACAAGAACAATAACGTGCTAATCTCTCAAGAGACTGGAGAGAAAGCTCTTATCATCCACAGAACTCAAACT TATATGTATAGTGGATGGAAGACTCTGTTTCATTTGTCAAGTGGTCACCGGTTTCTTTTGGAAAGATCTTTGCCCAAACAAGGAGCTGGCTTTATGAGAATG GTCCCGTTTGTTATTGTGGATAAGAACCAACGGTCGCAGTCTAGTTTCCTCGTTGTTAACATGGATGGTGCAAGGCAGCCTCTTCCTCTCACCACTGTGTATAATCGTTTGCAGCCTATTAATTCATCTCCCTATTCCTTTCTTCAAGCATTATTCTTCCCTGAGTTTCCT GTTGGTATGCTTGATGTAGAGAAGATCTTACCACCTGGGAGAGACTTAACAGCTGTTGGTATCTGTAGTCTTAACAATGGAGTTCCTGAAATCAAGTCTTGCCAAGATCTTCCCTATTTCTT ATCAGATATGACTAAGGACAAGATGATAATGGACCTTACGGAGACTACCAGTGTATTATTCTGGGGAGGTGTTATCTTGGGATGTTTGTCTGTAGGCATCCTTGGCTTTGCTGCTGTCAG GGCCTGGAATAGATGGAAACTAAGGAGAGAACTGCTACAGAGACGACCAGATCAACACATGGTCGATGATGAGACAGAAGAAGATGCAGATGAGATTCCAGATGGAGAATTGTGTGTGATCTGTGTGACGAGAAGGAGAATCCCTGCTTTCATTCCTTGTGGACATGTAGTATGTTGCAGATACTGCGCCTTAACAGTGGAACGTGGGCTGAACCCTAAGTGTCCTGTTTGTCTCCAGAGCATTAGAGGATCTATGCGCATATACTACTCTTGA
- the LOC106434659 gene encoding transcription initiation factor TFIID subunit 9, protein MAGEGEEDVPRDAKIVKSLLKSMGVEDYEPRVVHQFLELWYRYVVEVLTDAQVYSEHASKSTIDCDDVKLAIQSKVSFSFSQPPPREVLLELAASRNKIPLPKSIAGPGIPLPPEQDTLLSPNYQLVIPKKSASTEPEETEDDEEMADPAQSSSQEQQTSELPSQTPQRVSFPLSRRPK, encoded by the exons atggCTGGAGAGGGTGAAGAAGATGTGCCCAGAGACGCCAAGATTGTCAAGTCTCTGCTTAAGTCGATGGGCGTGGAGGACTACGAGCCTCGCGTGGTCCACCAGTTTCTTGAACTATGGTACCGTTATGTTGTCGAAGTGTTGACCGATGCTCAGGTTTACTCGGAGCATGCTAGCAAATCCACCATTGACTGTGACGATGTGAAGCTCGCTATTCAGTCCAAAGTTAGTTTCAGCTTCTCGCAGCCTCCTCCAAGAGAG GTACTGCTAGAGCTAGCTGCGAGCAGGAACAAGATTCCTTTGCCGAAATCGATAGCAGGACCAGGCATTCCGCTCCCGCCTGAACAGGACACGTTGCTTAGCCCAAACTACCAGCTCGTCATTCCGAAGAAGTCAGCTTCAACAGAACCTGAAGAAACAGAGGACGACGAAGAAATGGCGGATCCTGCACAATCATCATCTCAGGAACAGCAAACATCAGAGCTTCCGAGCCAAACTCCTCAAAGGGTGTCTTTCCCTCTCTCTAGGCGACCTAAATAa
- the LOC106434652 gene encoding uncharacterized protein LOC106434652, with protein sequence MDPRVPATSVFRWSRSRRKIHIRRRKTQVVRLGGKNNVVSRGGFSLKKMVRRMKLKWLRLHYVRLVKKMKGFYCNLVKEFVDAGVELEAIQTQMAVEAAAFAVPGLGLSFSSLSAHDRARSITRPRLLFTFKVEDKLLIFSSTQPQNVGGDNCSLVATRYKDFPKHFPTENRDDLSNGLACLHGPGRGRRVPIVVTPSRESS encoded by the exons ATGGATCCACGCGTCCCCGCAACCTCCGTGTTCCGGTGGTCTCGGAGTCGCCGGAAGATTCATATCCGCCGTCGTAAGACACAGGTGGTGCGTCTTGGTGGGAAGAACAATGTGGTGTCACGTGGTGGATTCTcgttgaagaagatggtgaggAGGATGAAGCTGAAATGGTTGAGACTACACTACGTGAGActtgtgaagaagatgaaagggTTTTATTGTAATCTGGTGAAAGAGTTCGTAGACGCAGGAGTTGAGCTCGAAGCGATTCAGACGCAAATGGCGGTTGAAGCTGCTGCGTTCGCGGTTCCGGGTTTAGGtctctctttctcctctctGTCAGCTCATGACCGAGCACG GTCTATAACTCGTCCACGGCTCTTGTTCACCTTCAAAGTAGAGGACAAGTTACTCATCTTCTCTTCAACTCAACCTCAAAACGTAGGCGGTGACAACTGTTCTCTTGTGGCTACACGGTATAAAGATTTTCCCAAACATTTTCCAACCGAAAACCGTGACGACTTGTCCAATGGATTGGCATGTCTGCATGGACCGGGAAGAGGAAGAAGGGTTCCGATAGTTGTAACCCCGTCACGGGAGAGTTCATAG